The following coding sequences are from one Leptospira mayottensis 200901116 window:
- a CDS encoding long-chain fatty acid--CoA ligase has translation MEKVSLYHLLRDVASVYADRPMYWVRQEDGDFRGISYQDWYENLKNLSVFLIDLGMQKGNTAGLICDNRYEWSLCSLSLVTIGCVDVPRGCDATLDDLKYILEHSEAKLLFLENEKILKKLLEDKSSLANVKTILLIDPHTKWKDLENARTALPGVKFFFLEDALLEGERSRIKKGDKLYSQRGEILIGKDLATIIYTSGTTGAPKGVMLNHRSFTWGIHQLQEFVPCSCNDRTIIFLPPWHIAERLLETTLIAWGASMACSSIPTIPADMQKVKPTVLVSVPRLWEGLYKRIHDTVRKAPPLKQKLFHVAVRMAEITTSLQDTIRDFYTTIEIENPRQKTIDRFVASAFLLFLYPIKILSYKILQRVKDLFGGRIRFALCGAGAMPPHIQFFFRSAGIPIIETYGMTETTGIGAIGEFPLPKNGAIGAPLPGTAIKLVGEDGRIVTAPGEKGIAWHKGPHVTVGYYKEPEKTAKALQDGWLDSGDILTWTHTGELKFAGRAKDTIVLSGGENLEPAPIEAKLTESEFISQVIVVGQDKKNLGVLIVPFFDRVYEEFQSKEKKLPKDPTEWNSSKEVSSFFKNIVKDKISTKAGFKSFEKIAHIYILPKEFEKGKEMTETMKLKRNVIFALYHDVIQSLYENDED, from the coding sequence ATGGAAAAAGTAAGTCTTTACCATCTACTCAGGGACGTAGCTTCCGTTTATGCGGATCGTCCTATGTATTGGGTTCGGCAAGAAGACGGCGACTTTCGCGGAATCTCTTATCAAGACTGGTATGAGAATCTCAAGAATCTTTCTGTGTTCCTGATCGATCTTGGAATGCAAAAAGGAAACACAGCGGGACTCATTTGCGATAATAGATACGAATGGTCTCTTTGTTCCCTCTCCTTGGTCACGATCGGATGTGTGGATGTCCCTCGTGGTTGCGACGCCACGTTAGACGATCTGAAATATATTTTAGAACATTCCGAAGCCAAACTCCTCTTTTTAGAGAATGAGAAAATACTAAAAAAGTTACTGGAAGATAAATCTAGTCTCGCAAATGTAAAAACGATTCTTCTCATAGATCCCCACACAAAATGGAAGGATCTGGAAAACGCTCGCACTGCACTTCCCGGTGTAAAATTTTTCTTTTTAGAAGATGCACTTTTAGAAGGAGAGAGATCCCGAATTAAAAAAGGAGATAAACTCTACTCTCAAAGAGGTGAAATTTTAATCGGTAAAGATCTCGCGACCATCATATATACTTCTGGAACGACAGGTGCACCGAAAGGTGTGATGTTGAACCACAGAAGTTTTACCTGGGGGATTCATCAACTTCAAGAATTCGTTCCGTGTTCTTGTAACGATAGAACCATTATCTTTCTTCCGCCGTGGCATATTGCCGAAAGACTTTTAGAAACAACCCTTATAGCCTGGGGAGCTTCTATGGCATGTTCTTCCATTCCTACAATTCCTGCGGATATGCAAAAGGTAAAGCCCACCGTACTCGTTTCAGTTCCGAGACTTTGGGAAGGACTTTATAAAAGAATCCACGACACGGTTCGAAAGGCTCCCCCGCTCAAACAAAAGTTATTTCATGTTGCAGTAAGAATGGCGGAGATCACAACGAGTCTTCAGGATACAATTCGAGATTTCTATACAACCATCGAAATCGAAAACCCAAGGCAAAAAACGATTGATCGCTTTGTAGCGAGCGCGTTTCTTCTTTTTCTCTATCCGATTAAAATTCTTTCCTACAAGATTTTACAAAGGGTAAAAGATTTATTCGGAGGAAGAATCCGTTTCGCATTATGCGGTGCAGGAGCTATGCCCCCGCATATTCAATTTTTCTTTCGAAGTGCAGGAATCCCAATCATCGAAACTTACGGAATGACGGAAACGACAGGAATCGGAGCAATCGGAGAATTTCCCCTTCCAAAAAACGGAGCAATCGGCGCTCCGTTACCCGGGACTGCGATCAAACTTGTAGGAGAAGATGGTAGAATTGTAACGGCTCCCGGCGAAAAAGGGATCGCTTGGCATAAGGGGCCGCACGTAACTGTCGGTTATTATAAGGAACCCGAAAAAACCGCCAAAGCCTTACAAGACGGATGGCTCGATTCCGGAGATATTCTTACTTGGACTCATACCGGAGAATTAAAATTCGCCGGAAGAGCGAAAGACACGATCGTCCTTTCCGGAGGGGAGAATTTAGAGCCAGCCCCGATCGAAGCAAAACTCACAGAGTCAGAATTCATCAGCCAAGTGATCGTCGTGGGACAGGATAAAAAGAATCTCGGGGTTTTAATCGTTCCCTTTTTCGACCGTGTCTACGAGGAATTTCAATCGAAAGAAAAAAAACTTCCAAAAGATCCAACGGAATGGAATTCTTCCAAAGAAGTAAGTTCATTTTTTAAAAACATTGTAAAAGATAAAATCTCCACAAAAGCCGGATTTAAATCTTTCGAAAAGATCGCCCATATTTATATCCTTCCAAAAGAATTTGAAAAAGGAAAAGAAATGACTGAGACAATGAAACTCAAACGTAACGTCATTTTTGCTTTATATCACGACGTGATTCAATCTTTGTATGAAAACGATGAGGATTGA
- the argC gene encoding N-acetyl-gamma-glutamyl-phosphate reductase, which produces MAEISILGAGGLTGKELLLLLSRQKEHEVVHITSDKLAGKTLAEVFPEIPFPKNLTFRKHEATVPKKSLVVLAVPNNVSIESAPKFLDFGHKVIDLSGVYRLHNQEIFEKAYQLKHTQFSYVDKAVFGIPEIFRDKLKNADFVSNPGCFSTSVILPVFLLNELRKNLRPRIIADSKSGVSGAGGRTEDAGYSYTGVYENFRAYKILSHQHEPEIKEYVYAHSKLPEPEVVFTPHLLPVYRGILSTIVLEFDTEPSADPISVLQNSCKNEPFLRILKTPEEIELKRVQHTNFLDISVRKRGNTLVVVSALDNLVKGAAGQALQNINLMTGTKEILGLFP; this is translated from the coding sequence ATGGCAGAGATTAGCATTTTAGGAGCAGGCGGTTTAACCGGAAAGGAGCTACTTTTGCTTCTTTCCCGCCAAAAGGAACACGAAGTCGTTCATATCACGAGTGATAAACTTGCAGGCAAAACACTTGCCGAAGTTTTTCCCGAAATTCCTTTTCCCAAAAATCTTACCTTCCGCAAACATGAGGCCACAGTTCCCAAAAAATCATTAGTCGTTCTAGCTGTGCCTAACAATGTATCAATCGAGTCGGCTCCTAAATTTTTGGACTTCGGCCACAAAGTAATCGACCTTTCCGGAGTTTATAGACTTCACAATCAAGAAATATTTGAAAAAGCTTATCAATTAAAACATACTCAATTCTCCTATGTGGATAAGGCTGTTTTCGGAATTCCTGAGATTTTTAGGGACAAATTGAAAAACGCAGATTTTGTTTCCAACCCGGGTTGTTTTTCCACTTCCGTAATTCTTCCGGTATTTTTATTAAACGAGCTCAGAAAAAATCTAAGACCTCGGATCATAGCCGATTCCAAATCAGGGGTCTCCGGCGCAGGTGGAAGAACCGAAGACGCAGGTTACTCTTATACAGGAGTGTACGAAAACTTTCGAGCTTATAAGATTCTTTCCCATCAACACGAACCAGAAATTAAAGAATACGTTTACGCTCATTCGAAACTTCCCGAACCGGAAGTCGTTTTCACTCCCCATTTATTACCGGTTTATAGAGGAATTCTTTCGACGATTGTATTAGAGTTTGATACCGAACCTTCTGCTGACCCGATTTCCGTTCTACAAAACTCTTGTAAAAACGAACCTTTCCTTAGAATCTTAAAAACTCCGGAAGAGATCGAACTGAAAAGAGTTCAACATACGAACTTTTTGGATATTTCGGTAAGAAAAAGAGGAAATACATTAGTTGTTGTTTCCGCTTTGGACAACCTCGTAAAAGGTGCCGCAGGACAAGCCCTACAAAACATCAATCTCATGACCGGAACAAAGGAGATTTTGGGATTATTCCCCTGA
- a CDS encoding patatin-like phospholipase family protein, translating to MARKIHPEILKFLSGISLFQKLSPAVLTRIYQNIEERNVYNHDVIYYRGDISDKLFIVRHGEVMLTFGESGKSVKYLGEAEFFAENSLMTRTQHAGSAIAVMDTLLYVLDGHFFLKLAEKEPILSSNLIRLMSNRFREHLEPESAMTSLPRRMICHVPLEEVQGYKEKLDAIVKIGGYSHEGKMTLVPMESFEKVSIQDAIRKLSLLRNQFPVIHLYFQQAGLKPELDKLLLQADQVVFWEDNPERNQKKKTEIITYFRSRIRNFAGRTIRYVDSVNSIRPEDSVKHQKIFHKEETFSRYLVSRTRGLALGGGGARALAHVGLLKVLEKENIKVDVVSGASFGAVIAALYARGENTDTIYKMIYKFFGGLDKPFDPTVPLVSFFKGKKMNRMLKDAFGSALIEDLKIPFVTSAVDLHSGEEYVMDRGPVWEALAAAMSLPGMFPPIFHGDHLLVDGGVINNVPENLIRQRGADIILSANVSPLRDEAIVRLLEDRRITGKSFFKNLWEDLKYPPILKIMGRAITLEGREITKLRKDKMDLFINLHIEEFSFFDFNKFGEIIRKGEEEAESHLEEIYDLFYPGKRFSKKKR from the coding sequence ATGGCACGAAAAATTCATCCTGAAATTTTAAAGTTTCTTTCTGGAATATCTTTATTTCAAAAATTATCTCCGGCTGTTCTAACTCGTATTTATCAAAATATTGAGGAACGGAACGTATACAATCACGATGTGATTTACTATCGAGGGGATATTTCGGATAAGCTTTTTATAGTTCGACATGGCGAAGTGATGCTTACTTTCGGAGAATCCGGAAAGTCGGTCAAATATCTCGGTGAGGCGGAATTTTTTGCTGAGAATAGTCTTATGACCCGAACACAACACGCCGGTTCTGCGATTGCCGTGATGGACACTTTACTCTATGTTCTCGACGGACATTTTTTTCTCAAACTTGCAGAGAAAGAACCGATTCTTTCAAGCAATCTAATACGGTTGATGAGCAATCGATTCAGGGAGCATCTCGAACCGGAAAGTGCAATGACTTCTCTTCCCAGAAGGATGATTTGTCATGTCCCTCTGGAAGAGGTTCAAGGTTACAAGGAAAAATTGGACGCTATCGTAAAGATAGGAGGTTATTCCCATGAAGGAAAGATGACTCTGGTTCCAATGGAATCTTTCGAGAAGGTCAGTATTCAAGATGCAATTCGGAAGTTATCCCTACTAAGAAACCAGTTTCCGGTTATTCATTTGTATTTTCAACAGGCAGGTTTGAAACCGGAACTAGATAAACTTCTTTTACAAGCAGATCAAGTTGTTTTCTGGGAGGATAATCCGGAACGAAATCAAAAGAAAAAAACGGAAATCATCACTTACTTTCGTTCTCGAATCCGTAATTTTGCCGGAAGAACAATTCGTTACGTAGACTCGGTCAATTCGATACGTCCTGAAGATAGCGTAAAACACCAAAAAATTTTTCATAAAGAAGAAACATTTTCCAGATACCTCGTATCCAGGACGAGAGGCCTGGCTTTGGGAGGAGGGGGAGCGCGGGCGCTTGCACACGTCGGGCTTTTGAAAGTATTAGAAAAAGAGAATATAAAGGTGGACGTGGTTTCGGGAGCCTCGTTCGGAGCGGTGATCGCAGCCTTGTATGCGCGCGGCGAAAACACGGATACGATCTACAAAATGATCTATAAATTTTTCGGAGGATTGGATAAACCTTTCGATCCCACCGTTCCTCTCGTTTCCTTTTTTAAAGGTAAAAAAATGAATCGAATGTTGAAGGATGCATTCGGTTCTGCGCTCATCGAAGACCTAAAAATTCCTTTTGTAACCTCGGCGGTGGATCTTCATAGTGGAGAGGAATACGTGATGGACCGTGGACCGGTTTGGGAAGCTTTGGCGGCGGCGATGAGCCTTCCGGGAATGTTTCCTCCTATATTTCACGGTGATCATTTATTGGTGGACGGAGGCGTAATCAATAACGTTCCTGAAAATTTAATCCGACAAAGAGGTGCCGACATTATTTTGTCCGCTAACGTTTCCCCACTCAGAGACGAAGCCATCGTAAGACTTCTGGAAGACAGAAGGATCACGGGTAAGTCCTTTTTTAAAAACCTCTGGGAAGATTTAAAGTATCCTCCGATTCTTAAAATTATGGGAAGAGCGATCACTTTGGAAGGAAGAGAAATTACGAAACTTAGGAAGGACAAGATGGATCTATTCATCAATCTTCATATAGAGGAATTTTCCTTTTTCGATTTCAATAAGTTTGGGGAGATCATTCGAAAGGGAGAAGAAGAGGCGGAAAGTCACCTCGAAGAAATTTACGATCTCTTTTATCCGGGAAAAAGATTCTCAAAGAAGAAACGATAG
- a CDS encoding phosphorylase produces MRIEPSKTLICSAIAEELDQISISGKYPILLCGVGNLEAGLRLQKFLLEHQNKNLTLPTQVLFIGSAGVYPWLHPSFWKDRFGFSFQIENQELGKIERRIRIPEIIPDSYEFPYPFEFTSKEEILISKTNASGSITIENVSGKVLEYLREHDIGFENMECFGLAKVCHDFRIPFYSFFALTNTVGPLGSEEWKSNYKKESAKLQEFLLSFLL; encoded by the coding sequence ATGAGGATTGAACCTTCAAAAACGCTCATCTGTTCCGCTATTGCCGAAGAATTGGATCAGATCTCAATTTCTGGAAAATATCCTATTCTTCTCTGCGGAGTTGGAAATTTAGAAGCGGGGCTGCGCCTTCAAAAATTTCTGCTGGAACATCAAAATAAAAATCTGACTCTTCCTACCCAGGTTTTGTTTATCGGTTCTGCCGGAGTTTATCCTTGGCTACATCCGAGTTTTTGGAAGGATCGATTCGGATTTTCGTTTCAAATCGAAAATCAAGAGTTGGGAAAAATCGAACGAAGGATTCGAATCCCGGAAATCATTCCGGATTCGTATGAGTTCCCTTATCCTTTCGAATTTACGTCCAAGGAAGAAATTCTGATCTCAAAAACGAACGCAAGCGGTTCGATCACAATCGAAAACGTTTCCGGAAAAGTTTTGGAATATCTAAGAGAACACGATATAGGATTTGAGAACATGGAATGCTTCGGACTCGCTAAAGTTTGTCACGACTTTCGAATTCCTTTCTATTCATTCTTTGCACTTACAAACACAGTCGGACCTCTTGGAAGCGAAGAATGGAAATCCAACTACAAAAAAGAATCTGCAAAACTTCAGGAATTTCTTCTATCGTTTCTTCTTTGA
- a CDS encoding TldD/PmbA family protein, which yields MNLDSSVEYVLDVCKKKKLDQYDLVGSESKEVGIELFRKRVSNTELSNSRGIGIRLIQSGKPGYSYSEKLSEEALFQMVEDALAQAKISDPLDIDLPGPSDLPKINIRSYEESLESLGFEWLKSTGEKLDDLAWSVGGKIENVPYSYAGKTWSRFILANSNGLYHGEKSNLISAGVALVATDGKTKKMGGYTRSGLDLDCISPELIVSTAAERSLALLGAKPVKSGLYNIVLSNRISPQIFGMFSSPFSADSVQKGLSRLEGKIGSQIASQNWNLFCDPHISDYPGSRLLDAEGVLTSKKAVIENGILQTYLYNLESAKKEGVVPTGNAVRSYGGRVGTSFNNYVVPKGDKTLEELLGSFPECIYVLKLEGGSGCSAVSGEISIGVQGIYYKNGIPVHPVDSITMNLNFFDLLFRIEGISNEYNDSYSSIKVPDILIREASIAG from the coding sequence ATGAATTTGGATAGTTCCGTTGAATATGTGTTAGACGTTTGTAAAAAGAAAAAGTTGGATCAATACGATCTCGTTGGCTCCGAGTCCAAAGAGGTGGGAATCGAACTTTTTCGAAAAAGAGTGAGTAATACCGAACTTTCCAATTCCAGAGGGATTGGAATCCGTCTCATCCAATCGGGAAAACCGGGTTATTCTTACAGTGAAAAATTATCCGAAGAAGCGTTGTTTCAGATGGTGGAAGATGCACTTGCGCAGGCTAAAATTTCGGATCCGCTTGATATTGACCTTCCTGGACCGTCTGATCTTCCCAAAATCAACATCCGTTCTTACGAGGAATCTTTAGAATCTCTCGGTTTTGAATGGTTGAAATCCACAGGTGAGAAGTTGGATGATCTTGCTTGGTCGGTCGGGGGTAAAATCGAGAATGTTCCATATTCTTACGCAGGTAAAACTTGGAGCCGATTCATATTAGCAAATTCGAATGGACTTTATCATGGTGAAAAATCGAACCTTATTTCGGCGGGAGTTGCGTTGGTCGCAACCGACGGAAAAACCAAAAAAATGGGGGGCTATACACGTTCTGGTTTGGATTTAGATTGTATTAGCCCTGAGTTGATCGTGTCCACGGCGGCGGAACGTTCTTTGGCTCTTTTGGGAGCAAAACCTGTAAAAAGTGGTTTGTACAATATCGTTCTTTCTAATCGAATCAGTCCTCAGATTTTTGGAATGTTTTCTTCTCCGTTTTCTGCGGATAGTGTACAAAAAGGTTTGTCTAGACTGGAAGGCAAAATCGGTTCACAAATCGCATCACAAAATTGGAACTTGTTTTGCGATCCGCACATTTCGGATTATCCAGGTTCGAGACTTCTTGATGCGGAGGGGGTTTTAACGAGTAAAAAGGCAGTGATCGAAAATGGAATTCTGCAAACTTATCTCTATAATCTAGAATCTGCTAAAAAGGAGGGAGTCGTTCCCACCGGAAATGCGGTTCGTTCGTATGGTGGTAGGGTCGGCACTTCGTTTAATAATTACGTTGTACCCAAGGGAGATAAAACTCTCGAAGAATTATTGGGTAGTTTTCCGGAATGTATTTACGTTTTAAAACTCGAAGGAGGTTCAGGATGTAGCGCGGTTTCCGGAGAAATCTCGATCGGTGTACAAGGGATCTATTATAAAAATGGAATCCCCGTTCATCCGGTGGATAGCATAACGATGAATCTGAATTTTTTTGATCTTCTTTTTAGAATCGAGGGAATCTCGAACGAGTACAATGATTCCTATTCTTCTATCAAGGTTCCGGATATTCTCATTAGGGAAGCAAGCATCGCGGGTTGA
- the recA gene encoding recombinase RecA yields MGEGIMKKSKEEAQNVDDSKKLAIEQAMNQIEKQFGKGAIMKLGSDTSKQTVQVIPSGSLDLDIALGIGGYPIGRIVEIYGPESSGKTTITLSAIAEAQKRGGVAAFIDAEHALDPSYAKKLGVNIDELLVSQPDNGEEALEICESLVRSNAIDLIVIDSVAALVPKAEIEGDMGDSHMGLQARLMSQALRKLTGTIAKSKTVVIFINQIRMKIGVMFGSPETTTGGNALKFYCSIRLDIRKIETIKEKEESVGNRVRVKVVKNKCAPPFKQAEFDIIFNAGISREGSLVDLGVKHDIIHKAGAWYSYNTEKIGQGKEAAKEYLKNNPEIALTIENMIRDLNSLPLQAQENKKPRKEEKLEQAVG; encoded by the coding sequence ATGGGAGAAGGTATTATGAAGAAAAGTAAAGAAGAAGCTCAAAATGTAGACGATTCCAAAAAGTTAGCGATCGAACAAGCGATGAACCAAATTGAAAAACAATTTGGAAAAGGTGCAATTATGAAATTGGGTTCGGATACTTCCAAACAAACCGTTCAGGTAATTCCTTCCGGTTCTTTGGATTTGGACATCGCGCTTGGAATCGGAGGTTATCCAATTGGAAGAATTGTGGAAATCTACGGACCTGAATCTTCCGGAAAAACGACTATTACTCTTTCAGCAATTGCGGAAGCTCAAAAGAGAGGCGGGGTTGCAGCGTTCATCGATGCGGAACATGCGCTGGATCCCTCCTACGCAAAAAAACTCGGAGTCAATATCGATGAGCTTTTGGTTTCTCAACCGGATAATGGAGAAGAAGCCCTGGAAATCTGCGAATCCTTAGTGCGAAGCAATGCAATCGATTTGATTGTAATCGACTCCGTAGCAGCGCTTGTCCCGAAAGCCGAAATTGAAGGGGATATGGGAGATTCGCACATGGGCTTACAGGCAAGACTCATGTCCCAGGCTCTTAGAAAACTCACAGGAACGATCGCGAAATCTAAAACCGTGGTCATATTTATTAACCAAATTCGGATGAAAATAGGAGTCATGTTCGGTTCTCCGGAAACGACCACAGGCGGAAACGCTCTGAAATTTTATTGTTCGATTCGTTTGGATATTCGAAAAATCGAAACGATCAAGGAAAAAGAAGAATCCGTCGGGAACAGAGTCCGGGTCAAAGTAGTCAAAAATAAGTGTGCCCCTCCATTTAAACAGGCGGAATTTGATATAATCTTCAACGCGGGCATCAGTAGAGAGGGTTCTCTGGTTGACCTTGGTGTAAAGCATGATATCATTCACAAAGCTGGGGCTTGGTATTCCTATAACACAGAAAAAATCGGACAAGGAAAAGAAGCCGCCAAGGAATACCTGAAAAACAATCCTGAAATTGCTTTAACCATTGAAAATATGATCAGAGATTTAAATAGTCTGCCTTTACAGGCTCAGGAAAACAAAAAGCCACGCAAAGAGGAAAAATTAGAACAGGCAGTTGGCTAA
- a CDS encoding HIT family protein: protein MSECPLCKFYRSDDLSEVLMRFGEFSVRHCEEEKKLNGYLYIEPHSHWTSYQEWTKDSFSDFGKALEFATKWIYKNHSPIKIYTVTVSEMVPHMHFHLIPRYSDDLKGIDYIRLALQGKLPEQNYIRNL, encoded by the coding sequence ATGTCCGAATGCCCGCTTTGTAAGTTTTATCGGTCCGACGATCTTTCGGAAGTTCTTATGAGATTCGGAGAATTTTCGGTGCGTCACTGCGAGGAAGAAAAAAAACTCAACGGCTATCTTTATATAGAGCCCCATTCTCATTGGACTTCATATCAGGAGTGGACTAAGGATTCTTTTTCCGATTTCGGAAAAGCCTTAGAGTTTGCGACAAAATGGATCTATAAAAACCATTCTCCGATTAAAATTTATACTGTGACGGTTTCAGAGATGGTTCCTCATATGCACTTTCATTTGATTCCAAGGTATTCTGACGATTTAAAAGGAATTGATTATATACGACTTGCATTGCAGGGGAAATTACCGGAACAAAATTATATTCGAAATTTATAA
- a CDS encoding LIC11742 family lipoprotein — protein sequence MNVLKYKSILLLFSVSFLLGGCIYRDIRVPGLSTNFTQYVLNSDDFQILGTVETEGIYTSWFMFWVTGETGYRELLDKSKALGGDEIINYRFEVEETSILLVVWNRIKWKATAHAIRYREKIKKP from the coding sequence ATGAACGTTTTGAAATATAAAAGTATTTTACTTTTGTTTTCCGTTTCCTTTTTATTGGGTGGTTGTATCTATAGAGATATACGTGTTCCAGGGCTAAGCACCAACTTCACTCAATACGTTTTAAACTCGGACGATTTTCAAATTTTAGGAACCGTAGAAACCGAAGGAATTTATACTTCCTGGTTCATGTTCTGGGTGACGGGTGAAACTGGTTACAGAGAATTGTTGGATAAGTCCAAGGCACTCGGAGGGGATGAAATCATCAATTATCGTTTTGAAGTGGAAGAAACGAGTATTCTTCTGGTCGTCTGGAATCGAATCAAGTGGAAAGCAACCGCACATGCGATCAGATACAGAGAAAAAATCAAAAAGCCTTGA
- a CDS encoding TldD/PmbA family protein, with the protein MQTNKAQLILEAGLSRKADFVEIFEEETRSSSVSLRDQKIEQSFAGIDYGIGIRLIYGTDVLYAHTNNEDSEHLISLIDLLADSRGTAREKRQTLVLKGNLKSPSFPANVRDPRKVSPHEKLEILFRADQNARSISSNIVQVSVSAFDSVSRIGIYNSEGLFLEDLRVRSRFSINVAAEKEGERFVASENPGAKKGFEFFNELPVEQLSKTAAERALLMLSAGYIQGKKMPVVMGNGFGGVIFHEACGHPLETEAIRKKSSPFVDKLGEKIAQSCLTAIDDGTIPDSWGSISVDDEGSAPQKTVLIENGILKSYLADRIGAEEVGVPKTGSARRESYMYAPVSRMRNTYIAAGKDSFDSMLSGIEYGLFAKKMGGGSVNPSTGEFNFSVEEGYVIRNGKIAEPVRGATLIGKGDEILPKISMVGNDLELAAGMCGAASGSVPVTVGQPSLKVDEILVGGRS; encoded by the coding sequence ATGCAGACAAACAAAGCCCAACTCATCTTGGAAGCTGGACTTTCCAGGAAAGCCGATTTCGTAGAAATATTCGAGGAAGAGACAAGATCTTCTTCCGTAAGTTTAAGAGATCAAAAAATAGAACAAAGTTTTGCGGGAATCGATTACGGAATCGGAATCCGACTTATCTATGGAACCGACGTTCTCTACGCACATACCAACAACGAAGACTCGGAACATTTGATTTCTCTCATAGATCTTTTAGCGGATTCCAGAGGAACCGCAAGAGAAAAAAGACAAACGCTCGTATTGAAAGGTAATTTAAAATCCCCTTCGTTTCCGGCAAACGTAAGGGATCCTCGCAAAGTTTCTCCTCATGAAAAATTAGAAATTTTATTTCGTGCGGACCAAAACGCTCGGAGCATTTCTTCGAATATAGTTCAAGTCAGCGTTTCCGCGTTTGATTCCGTTTCCAGAATCGGAATCTACAATTCCGAAGGATTGTTTCTTGAAGATTTGAGGGTAAGAAGTCGCTTTAGCATCAACGTCGCCGCGGAAAAAGAAGGAGAAAGATTCGTTGCTTCCGAAAATCCAGGAGCTAAAAAGGGTTTTGAATTTTTCAATGAACTTCCCGTAGAACAACTTTCCAAAACTGCGGCTGAAAGAGCTCTTTTGATGTTGTCTGCTGGATACATTCAAGGAAAGAAAATGCCTGTTGTGATGGGGAACGGTTTTGGTGGAGTCATTTTTCACGAGGCCTGCGGACATCCGTTGGAAACAGAAGCGATCCGTAAAAAATCCTCTCCTTTTGTGGATAAGCTCGGGGAAAAAATTGCGCAGTCCTGTTTGACCGCTATTGATGACGGAACGATTCCTGATTCTTGGGGAAGTATCTCTGTGGATGACGAAGGCTCGGCTCCTCAGAAAACCGTTTTGATAGAGAACGGAATTTTAAAAAGTTATCTCGCTGATCGAATCGGAGCGGAAGAAGTAGGAGTTCCCAAAACCGGAAGCGCTCGAAGAGAAAGTTACATGTATGCTCCCGTTTCTAGAATGAGAAACACATACATCGCTGCAGGAAAGGACTCCTTTGATTCCATGTTGTCCGGAATCGAATATGGACTTTTTGCTAAAAAGATGGGAGGCGGTTCGGTCAATCCGTCTACGGGAGAATTTAATTTTTCCGTGGAAGAAGGATACGTTATCCGAAACGGAAAGATCGCAGAACCGGTTAGAGGCGCAACGCTTATCGGCAAAGGAGACGAGATCCTCCCTAAGATCAGTATGGTAGGCAACGACTTGGAACTCGCGGCTGGAATGTGCGGTGCGGCTTCGGGATCGGTTCCGGTCACAGTGGGACAACCTTCCTTGAAAGTGGACGAGATTCTCGTGGGAGGTCGTTCATGA